One window from the genome of Sardina pilchardus chromosome 12, fSarPil1.1, whole genome shotgun sequence encodes:
- the wdcp gene encoding WD repeat and coiled-coil-containing protein yields MELGKAKLLRTGLNSLHQALHPVHGIAWTDGKQVCLTSFYFVNGEPKFGDTNVIGQFEHVFGLFWGPLCCSDSPALLAVQHKKHVTVWQLQLSALEQNKLLCTQTCEMSEPFPLLSQGCVWHPKQDILAVLTKRDTSVLFSVRVDNRRVKADIKGSGLIHCACWTKDGTRLVVAIGTGLHSYIWNDIQKSLVACSFCPIFDVGGYICAIESTDDAQVAVATELPLDRICGLNAGMAFEMPSDSDQLPPPSPMVMFEDDNLDSRRRSVDSDKSLSYGYNSPTSGGPTDLTHLLARHRKSDPSPLIHLKRRDTLTGTGQDSSHLILVTFERKVTSIRKVSIPGILVPDIVAFDPRGGTVAVASNTSNMILVYCVTASGMPNVQQIQLDRNERPKGVCFLSNKLLMLMVGRQKSNDPAFLPSSNTDKYILRLTAKELLFDGETIPPSPQPPASPVNFPGIRRHSEHLPRDDRLCGGGMRELMLPGGGVIPSPGSVRRKLVEEVVSTQITAGGSPGGSSTDFSDRATSSASSVTIENYDMDHMSRMASLAVGGPTSRESSRPCSPRFELPLEKLQSEPPPAKNNSLPKDKAVDQLSQGMEKIFARFSEVQQSLTEIRDYAQNGRKAIVSYPGCAEPPYVNLTFQKQLSENVFIDERRPVLLCEGKLSLKMIQELFSLTVVEMLHGPLWIVLVADAEGFVPLTFKPGEHLTIRNGKRNFPLKGHGGMDASNTERQFSGCGEN; encoded by the exons ATGGAGCTTGGGAAAGCGAAACTCCTGAGGACTGGTTTAAACTCCCTGCATCAAGCCCTCCACCCTGTACACGGGATAGCATGGACTGATGGGAAGCAGGTCTGCCTCACCTCTTTCTACTTTGTCAACGGGGAGCCGAAGTTCGGCGACACCAACGTCATCGGGCAGTTCGAGCACGTCTTCGGGCTCTTCTGGGGCCCGCTCTGCTGCTCGGACTCCCCAGCGCTGCTCGCCGTGCAGCACAAGAAGCATGTCACCGTGTGGCAGCTCCAGCTGAGCGCCCTGGAGCAGAATAAGCTCCTGTGTACGCAGACCTGTGAGATGAGCGAGCCGTTCCCCTTGCTCTCGCAGGGCTGCGTGTGGCACCCCAAGCAGGACATTCTGGCCGTCTTGACCAAGCGGGACACTTCGGTTCTCTTCTCTGTGCGGGTGGACAACCGCAGGGTGAAGGCAGACATCAAGGGCAGTGGGCTCATTCATTGCGCCTGCTGGACCAAGGATGGGACAAGGTTAGTAGTAGCCATTGGCACTGGCCTGCATTCGTACATCTGGAATGACATTCAGAAGAGCTTGGTGGCGTGCTCTTTCTGCCCCATCTTTGACGTTGGGGGTTACATTTGTGCCATTGAGTCCACAGATGATGCTCAGGTGGCTGTTGCCACTGAGCTGCCTCTCGACAGGATATGTGGCCTGAATGCAGGTATGGCTTTCGAAATGCCTTCAGACTCAGACCAGTTGCCTCCCCCGTCCCCCATGGTGATGTTTGAGGACGATAACCTGGACTCTCGGAGGAGGTCTGTAGACTCTGACAAATCTCTGTCTTATGGCTACAACTCTCCGACCTCCGGTGGACCCACGGATCTGACCCACCTGTTGGCCAGGCACAGGAAATCGGACCCCAGCCCGCTCATTCATTTGAAGCGACGGGACACTCTGACGGGCACCGGGCAGGACTCCTCGCATTTGATTCTGGTGACATTCGAGCGCAAGGTCACCAGCATCCGCAAAGTCAGCATCCCTGGCATCCTGGTGCCTGACATCGTAGCCTTTGACCCGCGGGGCGGCACGGTAGCCGTGGCGTCCAACACCAGCAACATGATCCTGGTGTACTGCGTGACGGCCTCCGGCATGCCCAACGTCCAGCAGATCCAGCTGGACAGGAACGAGCGGCCGAAGGGCGTGTGTTTCCTCAGCAACAAGCTCCTCATGCTCATGGTGGGCCGGCAGAAGTCCAACGACCCggccttcctcccctcctccaacaCGGACAAGTACATCCTCCGGCTGACGGCCAAGGAGCTGCTGTTCGACGGAGAGACGATCCCTCCCTCGCCTCAGCCGCCGGCCTCCCCCGTGAACTTCCCGGGGATTAGACGCCACTCGGAGCACTTGCCCCGAGACGACCGGCTGTGCGGCGGCGGCATGCGGGAGCTCATGTTGCCAGGTGGTGGCGTAATCCCCTCCCCGGGGAGCGTCAGGCGGaagctggtggaggaggtggtgagcaCGCAGATCACGGCAGGCGGCAGCCCAGGCGGCAGCTCCACGGACTTCTCCGACCGCGCCACCTCCAGCGCCTCGTCCGTCACCATCGAGAACTACGACATGGACCACATGAGCCGCATGGCCAGTCTGGCCGTGGGCGGGCCGACGAGTCGGGAGTCCAGCCGGCCGTGCTCGCCGCGTTTCGAACTCCCCTTGGAGAAGCTCCAATCGGAGCCGCCGCCGGCGAAGAACAACAGCCTCCCCAAAGACAAAGCTGTTGATCAGCTGTCACAGGGCATGGAGAAGATTTTTGCCCGATTTTCTGAAGTGCAGCAGTCTTTGACAGAGATTCGGGACTATGCCCAAAATGGAAGGAAAGCTATAGTGAGCTATCCGGGTTGTGCAGAACCTCCTTATGTCAACCTCACATTTCAG AAGCAGCTGTCGGAGAATGTGTTCATAGACGAGAGGAGGCCCGTGCTGCTGTGTGAGGGGAAGCTGAGTCTGAAGATGATCCAGGAGCTCTTCAGCCTCACCGTGGTGGAGATGCTGCATG GTCCTCTGTGGATAGTCCTTGTTGCCGACGCAGAGGGCTTCGTCCCCCTGACGTTCAAGCCTGGCGAACATCTCACCATCAGGAATGGAAAAAGGAATTTCCCACTGAAGGGACACGGAGGCATGGACGCCTcgaacacagagagacagtttTCCGGCTGCGGAGAGAACTGA